A region of Streptomyces sp. NBC_01788 DNA encodes the following proteins:
- a CDS encoding YggS family pyridoxal phosphate-dependent enzyme, which yields MTDRRNELAANLAKVERRIAAACAAAGRAREEVTLIVVTKTYPASDVRILSELGVRHTAENRDQEAAPKAAECADLPLTWHFVGQLQTNKVRSVVGYADVVQSLDRSRLVTALSREAVRAERELGCLIQVALDAGESGRGERGGVGPGGIEELADLVARSEGLRLDGLMTVAPLTGEYAGRQQAAFERLMDLSTDLRAAHPAATMVSAGMSGDLEQAVAAGATHVRVGSAVLGVRPRLG from the coding sequence ATGACGGACCGTAGGAACGAACTCGCCGCGAACCTGGCGAAGGTGGAGCGGCGTATCGCCGCCGCGTGCGCGGCCGCGGGCCGGGCACGGGAGGAAGTGACCCTCATCGTGGTCACCAAGACGTACCCGGCATCGGATGTGCGGATCCTGTCGGAACTCGGCGTGCGCCACACCGCCGAGAACCGGGACCAGGAGGCGGCGCCCAAGGCCGCCGAGTGCGCTGACTTGCCCCTGACGTGGCATTTTGTTGGTCAACTTCAGACCAATAAAGTGCGATCCGTGGTCGGTTACGCCGATGTCGTCCAGTCCCTCGACCGCTCCCGGCTCGTCACCGCGCTCTCCAGGGAGGCCGTGCGGGCGGAGCGCGAGCTCGGCTGCCTCATCCAGGTGGCACTCGACGCGGGGGAGAGCGGACGCGGCGAGCGAGGGGGTGTGGGGCCCGGTGGAATCGAAGAGTTGGCCGACCTCGTCGCCCGCTCCGAGGGGTTGCGCCTCGACGGGCTGATGACCGTCGCCCCGCTGACCGGGGAGTACGCCGGCCGGCAACAGGCCGCGTTCGAGCGCCTCATGGATTTGTCGACCGACCTGCGCGCTGCCCATCCGGCTGCCACCATGGTCTCGGCAGGGATGAGCGGGGACCTCGAACAGGCCGTGGCCGCCGGGGCGACACATGTGCGCGTCGGCAGCGC
- the pgeF gene encoding peptidoglycan editing factor PgeF, with the protein MIGGRDTVSGAHFAFTDRWGGVSAVPYEELNLGGAVGDDPGAVRTNRGLAATSLGLDPDRVVWMNQVHGNDIAEVDGPWTTRLTPPVDGLVTATRGLALAVLTADCVPVLLADPVAGVAAAVHAGRPGMIKGVVPAAVDAMESLGARPDRITARTGPAVCGRCYEVPEDLRAEVAAIEPAAYAETSWGTPAVDVSAGVHAQLERLGVHDREQSPVCTRESGDHFSYRRDRTTGRLAGYVWLD; encoded by the coding sequence GTGATAGGTGGGCGCGACACCGTGAGCGGCGCGCACTTCGCCTTCACCGACCGGTGGGGCGGGGTGAGCGCCGTTCCGTACGAGGAGCTCAATCTCGGCGGCGCGGTCGGCGACGATCCCGGCGCGGTACGCACCAATCGCGGCCTGGCCGCCACCTCGCTCGGACTCGACCCGGACCGGGTGGTCTGGATGAACCAGGTGCACGGCAACGACATCGCCGAGGTCGACGGGCCGTGGACCACGCGTCTCACCCCGCCGGTCGACGGACTGGTGACCGCGACCCGCGGGCTCGCCCTCGCCGTGCTCACCGCCGACTGCGTTCCGGTGCTGCTGGCCGACCCGGTGGCCGGTGTGGCCGCCGCCGTCCACGCCGGGCGGCCCGGCATGATCAAGGGGGTCGTCCCGGCCGCGGTCGACGCGATGGAGTCGCTCGGCGCCCGGCCGGACCGCATCACCGCCCGCACCGGACCCGCCGTGTGCGGCCGGTGCTACGAGGTGCCGGAGGACCTGCGCGCCGAGGTGGCCGCGATCGAACCGGCGGCGTACGCCGAGACCAGTTGGGGCACGCCGGCCGTCGACGTGAGCGCCGGCGTGCACGCGCAGCTCGAGCGCCTCGGGGTGCACGACCGGGAGCAGTCGCCGGTGTGCACGCGGGAGTCGGGCGATCACTTCTCGTACCGCCGCGACCGCACCACCGGTCGGCTCGCGGGCTATGTCTGGCTGGACTGA
- the ftsZ gene encoding cell division protein FtsZ, producing MAAPQNYLAVIKVIGVGGGGVNAINRMIEVGLKGVEFIAINTDAQALLMSDADVKLDVGRELTRGLGAGANPAVGRKAAEDHREEIEEVLKGADMVFVTAGEGGGTGTGGAPVVANIARSLGALTIGVVTRPFTFEGRRRANQAEDGIAELREEVDTLIVIPNDRLLSISDRQVSVLDAFKSADQVLLSGVQGITDLITTPGLINLDFADVKSVMSEAGSALMGIGSARGDDRAVAAAEMAISSPLLEASIDGARGVLLSISGGSDLGLFEINEAAQLVSEAAHPEANIIFGAVIDDALGDEVRVTVIAAGFDGGQPPARRDNVLGSASAPPPARREEPTPVRQPESRPTFGSLGSVTPKEEPEPVAPEPVQDLPPVTPPVTPSPRSYSDSAAEELDVPDFLK from the coding sequence GTGGCAGCACCGCAGAACTACCTCGCAGTCATCAAAGTCATCGGTGTCGGCGGCGGTGGTGTCAATGCCATCAACCGGATGATCGAGGTCGGTCTCAAGGGCGTCGAGTTCATCGCCATCAACACCGACGCGCAGGCGCTGTTGATGAGCGACGCCGACGTCAAGCTCGATGTCGGCCGCGAACTCACGCGCGGACTCGGCGCCGGGGCCAACCCGGCCGTCGGCCGCAAGGCCGCCGAGGACCACCGTGAGGAGATCGAGGAGGTCCTCAAGGGGGCCGACATGGTCTTCGTGACGGCCGGTGAGGGCGGCGGCACCGGTACCGGCGGCGCGCCCGTCGTGGCCAACATCGCGCGTTCGCTGGGCGCCCTCACCATCGGCGTGGTCACGCGTCCGTTCACCTTCGAGGGGCGGCGCCGCGCGAACCAGGCCGAGGACGGCATCGCCGAGCTCCGCGAAGAGGTCGACACCCTCATCGTCATCCCCAACGACCGGCTGCTGTCCATCTCGGACCGCCAGGTCAGCGTGCTCGACGCGTTCAAGTCCGCGGACCAGGTGCTGCTGTCCGGTGTGCAGGGCATCACCGACCTGATCACCACCCCCGGCCTGATCAACCTCGACTTCGCCGACGTCAAGTCCGTCATGTCCGAGGCCGGCTCGGCGCTCATGGGCATCGGCTCGGCCCGCGGCGACGACCGCGCGGTGGCCGCGGCCGAGATGGCGATCTCCTCTCCCCTCCTCGAGGCCTCCATCGACGGCGCCCGGGGCGTGCTCCTGTCCATCTCCGGCGGCAGCGACCTCGGTCTGTTCGAGATCAACGAGGCCGCCCAGCTCGTCAGCGAGGCGGCGCACCCCGAGGCCAACATCATCTTCGGCGCGGTCATCGACGACGCCCTCGGCGACGAGGTCCGGGTCACCGTGATCGCGGCCGGCTTCGACGGCGGCCAGCCTCCGGCCCGCCGGGACAACGTCCTCGGTTCGGCCTCCGCCCCGCCCCCGGCCCGCCGCGAGGAGCCCACCCCGGTGCGGCAGCCCGAGAGCCGCCCGACCTTCGGCTCGCTCGGCAGCGTGACGCCGAAGGAGGAGCCGGAGCCCGTCGCCCCCGAGCCGGTGCAGGACCTTCCGCCGGTGACCCCGCCCGTCACGCCGTCGCCGCGCAGCTACTCCGACAGCGCGGCCGAGGAGCTGGACGTACCGGACTTCCTCAAGTGA
- a CDS encoding cell division protein FtsQ/DivIB, translating to MAGATTAERGERQQESSSGPPLVRRLRRLRPRTIIVLSLALVCLCAGSLWVLYGSRWTRVEHVSVSGVTVLTPAQVRAAAGVRLGTQLISVDTDAVEARLRRELPRIDSVDVVRSWPHGIGLKVVERTPVMVEEKGGKFVEVDAKGVRFATVSQVPKGVPLLELSLSRSSAAAASLRRFGEARLVREAVAVAGRIPAAVAHETRVVKVRTYDDISLELSGGRTVAWGSSENGRLKARTLAALMKASPGARHFDVRVPTAPASSGS from the coding sequence GTGGCCGGAGCGACGACCGCGGAGCGCGGTGAACGCCAGCAGGAGTCGTCGTCCGGCCCGCCTCTGGTCCGCCGGCTGAGACGGCTGCGCCCTCGTACGATCATCGTCCTTTCGCTGGCCCTGGTCTGCCTCTGTGCCGGCTCCCTGTGGGTGCTGTACGGCTCGCGGTGGACGCGGGTGGAGCACGTATCCGTCTCCGGTGTCACGGTCCTGACACCCGCTCAGGTGCGGGCCGCCGCCGGAGTGCGGCTCGGAACGCAGTTGATTTCCGTCGACACCGATGCGGTGGAGGCCCGGCTGCGTCGTGAATTGCCCCGAATCGACTCGGTCGACGTGGTGCGCTCATGGCCCCACGGAATCGGGTTGAAAGTGGTCGAGCGCACTCCGGTCATGGTGGAGGAAAAGGGCGGGAAGTTCGTCGAAGTGGACGCGAAGGGTGTCCGGTTCGCCACGGTTTCACAGGTGCCGAAAGGCGTGCCCCTGCTGGAATTGTCGCTTTCCCGCTCCAGCGCGGCAGCCGCGAGCCTGCGCCGCTTCGGCGAGGCCCGGCTGGTGCGCGAGGCGGTCGCGGTCGCCGGACGGATTCCCGCCGCGGTCGCCCATGAGACCCGGGTCGTCAAGGTCCGTACCTACGACGACATCTCACTGGAGTTGAGCGGCGGCCGGACCGTCGCCTGGGGCAGCAGCGAGAACGGCCGGCTGAAGGCCCGCACGCTGGCCGCGCTGATGAAAGCGTCCCCCGGGGCACGGCACTTCGACGTCAGGGTTCCCACCGCCCCGGCGTCATCCGGGAGTTGA